One genomic segment of Gemmatimonadaceae bacterium includes these proteins:
- a CDS encoding NUDIX domain-containing protein, which translates to MTKARAPITTETQISAGGIVFRPLARQGFEIALISVGEPPRWQLPKGLVDAGETPETAAVREVREEAGLEAEIVEKLKLVEYWYQATVDGRRVRYHKFVHFFLMRYVSGDVADHDHEVNEARWLEVAQATGTIAFKSERAVLEQAATYILRDA; encoded by the coding sequence ATGACCAAAGCTCGCGCCCCGATTACCACGGAGACACAGATTTCGGCGGGAGGAATAGTCTTCCGTCCGCTCGCGCGGCAGGGCTTCGAGATTGCTCTCATCTCAGTGGGCGAGCCACCGCGCTGGCAGCTGCCAAAGGGGCTGGTGGATGCGGGAGAGACGCCGGAAACAGCCGCAGTGCGCGAAGTTCGCGAGGAGGCCGGCCTCGAAGCTGAGATCGTCGAGAAGCTGAAGCTCGTCGAGTACTGGTATCAGGCGACCGTGGATGGAAGGCGCGTCAGGTACCACAAGTTCGTTCACTTCTTCCTCATGAGATACGTGTCGGGCGACGTCGCTGATCATGACCATGAGGTGAACGAGGCGCGATGGCTGGAAGTCGCCCAGGCAACCGGGACCATCGCATTCAAGAGCGAGCGAGCGGTGCTCGAGCAGGCAGCGACCTACATATTGCGGGATGCATAG